The region GCCATTATTCCATTGGGTTTGTTATATGATCGGTTATGTATTTATTACATCCGGGATCATGAAACTGGTTGACGATAATTTCCAGGTTTTCTTTAGTAATCTGGCGCTGCCATTTCCGAACTCATTTTTATTTCTTGTGGCGATTACTGAGATCGTGTGCGGCACGTTGATTGTCATCCGCCTTTATGTAAAGCAGGCAGCCACACCACTCATTATCATTATGCTTGGTGCCATCTTTCTTACTAAAATTCCGACTTTGACCACTAATCGCGGCTTGCTATCCTTCTTATTTGAGGCCCGGCTGGATATCGTCATGCTCGTGTTACTGGCTGTCATTTGGCTGCATGTCCCAAAAAAAGTATAAGAAAATCCCATCGTGTATTCCTAATTTATAATTATGAACATGTAAATAACAGGCAAACAACAAGTTATCCACAATTTTGTCCACATGTGCACAAACGTTCTTATCGATCAAAAAAAGAACTGCTTCAGCAAAAACAGAGCAGTTCTTTTTTATCTTCCGCAATAGCGAATACGTCATAATCCATATCATTCGATACGTAGGTGCGTCAATTTAGCCGTTACGCCACTAACTGGGTACGGGCACTTTTTGCTTTTCTTTATTTCTCAGTCAATTTAATCGATGTATTATGTTGCTTCCCATTCCGGTAATACGTCACATCCACAGTATCACCAATTTTCTTTTCCCGGTACAATATCTTTCGCAAATCAATCATGTTATCCACAGCTTTGCCATCAAGTTCGGTGATAACATCCAAGCGTTTTAGACCTGCTTCATCTGCAGGAGATAATGGCTCGATATTCCAGATATAGACGCCACCTTTAACCTCTTTTGGCAACTTCAAGGTGTTTTTCCACTCGGATTGCGGGACTTCTTCCAAGGAGTAAATTTCAACACCCAAGTATGGTCTGACCACTTTTCCGTTTTTCGCCAATTCATTGACTATTGGCCTGGCAGAATCAATCGGGATCGCAAA is a window of Lentibacillus daqui DNA encoding:
- a CDS encoding DoxX family protein, translated to MRRLPLFHWVCYMIGYVFITSGIMKLVDDNFQVFFSNLALPFPNSFLFLVAITEIVCGTLIVIRLYVKQAATPLIIIMLGAIFLTKIPTLTTNRGLLSFLFEARLDIVMLVLLAVIWLHVPKKV